DNA from Tachypleus tridentatus isolate NWPU-2018 chromosome 8, ASM421037v1, whole genome shotgun sequence:
CCAGTTAGTTCACGAGATTACTCAAGAATTCAAAAGAATCTCTGAAGGAATAATAAGTATTGAGCAGCGTTTGAAAACAGAGTTCAAATCTTCTTATTTGGCTGATATTATTTCTCAACTGCAAGAAGAAGAAAAGACAAAACTAGAACTAGTAAGATCCCATTTAATAACATGTTTGTGTGGATTTGAATATCTAATGTGATCAAAACTGAGTGTTAGTTACAAATGTACACaacatatatgtaataaaattagtaatctGTTACTCATGGTAAAATGatcaatatttataaagtatgtttgtttgatgCTAATGTACCTTGTGATACTTTTCTCctttgtttacataaaataatatccAACCTTTTTTGATTAGTGGTACATTGGTAGTTAAATTTTAGTACatcttaaattaattttaatttcaagttataCATGTACAAAAAGTTATGTTTTTCACAGTAGGCATAGGTTTACAAGTCCTCTAAAGAAGAGAGCAAAATTTCCAATGCACTGATAATTGTATCATTGCACATTCATTTATGCAACAAAATATTGATCAAGAGTTTCTTGTAGAGAAGTACactatacttttaatgtttttctgtTCTCACATCTGGTAAATGTCACATTAATTTTGTACATATGTAGGTGTAACACATGCCCTTAGAttcctttattttttctttgaagaCTGTCAAACTCCAACTTGCCAAGCAAAGTGTCATTGACCATCCAGAAGAACCAGAAAGACAGGCAGTGGTCATTGATCTAAAGCACAGgtaaaactgatattatttaatgttcaaatatatttacaaagacACTGAAGAGCCAACACATTTCATTCTTAATTTAAATCTgacgttttttattattttttgcatttaGAGGTTTGTCAAAGACCTAAtcatagaataattttaatattagtttaatgtatagttttttgtttttttttttcagattaggAGATGTAGTAGAAAAGATCAATGAATATTTAGAAGAGTTGAGATACAAGATGCAGGAGTTGTAAGAACAGCCTTAACTGCTGATAACAATGTATGTCTTCCTTTCATAATATGAAAAAGTTAATGGACTATTATAATGAAGTCTTCTCACTTTTATTTCATTGTCTTCATAACTCATGTTTATGAAAATGCTAGATTGATTATTTATattcttgataaatattttaatatttacctaAATAAAGTTAACCTATTTTaggtgtaataaaaaaaaaattgttcctATTTAAACATCATTCAAAAGGGAACAGGGCAACTCTTCACTACAATGTAACTCAAGTGAGAAAAggattaaattgttttaattcacTGTGATGGTAATTATTTACCAAATCATAACTAATGAAGTTTGAATGTTCGCACGAAATATATTCATTTTCCATGCGTTTGAATCttcaaaaacaatattgtttcctgttacatttgtaatattatatatatacttttaataattctaaaaaatattACAGTCAAGCGTGTTATTTTGGATTTAACTACATAAAAGCATTTGTTACATCTCAAAACTGTGACATTACTCATCTTGTATGACACAGTGTTTTGTTATTGTAGATTATTTCACAAAAGGATGTCTGTCCTCTTTAAAGTTAGTGGTTATTCCACTGTATATTACAAATAGGctgttaaaactaaattttttcaCAAACAGTAGTAATGTGTAACACATGGACGTTTATGAGCCATAATAAAAAAACTCATTAAGTAATTAAACATCATGAGGGTCTTTgtaaaacacactattaacaaAAATTACTCGTCTACTGCAAATGTTATCAAAGTTTGACAGATGGATTAAGACTTACCATTTCATTAAGGTTTAAAGTAAAGAATTGTATGcattcaaaataactaaatttatctAACAATTTGtcagaaaattgttttattgttaaacttttaTGACTACATACTTCTTAACAGAATACAAGGAAAAAAAAGTGTCAGATGAATAATGACTTATAGTTTGTCATGTTTGAAATGACCACCAGAGCAAATGTCATACCCACTGAAGTGATCCAACAAATTCACTTGCATTAAATAACTTTAGTGAAATTTGTTGAGTGAAATATCACTCCAACTTATGGtacttttagttttcaaataGCCAAAATCTGTATGTTTCAGTTCAGTgatacaaaaacaacatatttggTTCATTGATGTAACACATGTAGTTAATTTACAGCCTTAAATTTCAATTGAAAGACATCAATTTGTCAgcatatttttttacagttctgATTTTAGCATATTTTTGCTACTAGGTTCCTTTAAGCATCAGTGTTCTAGACTCCTTCAGCCTTTGAAGGTTCATCAAAATTTTCAACtagatctgtaaaaaaaaaaaaaatcatagtttgAATAATGGTAAGATAATTTCCACAATTAAAGTTTCTGacctacaaacaagttttaatatagGTTTCAAATTCACTAGTTAAGTACACATCATAAGATGATGCAATTTTAACTTTAACCTCTTAACTAGAAACTttcatttattgaaattttatgcatttatccaattttattttttgaactaaAGGAttcttagtttgttttggaaGATTAAGATGCCTTTATATGAGTATTATCTACAAGTATAATACTTCAGTTCAGTTTCATTTATACTATGCATGTGGTAttagttataaaaatttaaatatttaatacactgAATATTTTACTAACACACAGGCTGTAAGTTTAAACTGTAAACAATGATTTCAAGTTTGTTAGGTCAACAGTATTGTAAAATGCTGCCAGTGTGAGATGTAGAAAAGGCTTCTCTATATTGCATAATGTAGTTAGGACAGTcacttctacaataaaatactttaccaAAACTATAATGGAAAATTATACACTATGGATAAGAATTTACGTAAACTTAAAAGTGACTTCTTGGCCAAAAAAAATTGCAACACTGATGTATTTCAACTGTTCATAATAGGTTAACTTTACTTTAGCCATGTTGAAGATTTTTAAGGCTACACCTgaggaaaaaaattcaaatgtcttaaaattgttaaaatattaagtctTTAGATATGTTTAGTTAATTTGACCTATGTTAGAACTAAGAAACTAGATATATACTCTCACTCTGAACCTAGTGTTGTAAAGAAATTTGGCAAACCTTTAGCAAGAAGTCCAAGTCTGTTATAAACAATAACCAAGgttttttaaaacgtttatttctaTGAAAGATTCTTCAGTTTCCAAAGATTTTACTGAGTCAGTCTAAATAAAAGTTGATTTccatactaataataaaaatgctTATATTTCCTTTGAATAACCTCTAGAactcttaaattgttttatatttcattcaaaactgtaattttattatttttctatcctAACATTACTGTAAAGAAATCATTAATATACAGAGAAAAGTTTGAATAACATTTTTCCTTTTGCAATGGCTGCAGTATTTATCAGAAAGTTCTGTATCACTAAAGacttaatattgttaatttttgttcataatttaACTTTATGGTTTAACTGCTACAATGTACCACTGGGACAATAAATCATGAGACATTCATTAGCTTCTTCCCATATAGCCAGTGTAAACAGTGTTCTAGTTTTATATTTGGCACCGGTACTTCAGCTAGTGTAACTTCaggtgttttattttactgaacgTTTTGTCAAGTAAAGTTgagaagtttatttttaaattttagttactgttgtcaaaagatatataaaaatatgtaaaagaattTCTTGTATTTACTGAATACATGCAATTATTTGCACTCTACTAAAATATCTGACATTTTCCCTAAGCCTAACAGATTTGGTGTTCgaaagaaaaattcattttaaagcATAAAAGTATACAAGATATTAGAAAAGAATGCCTaaaaattattatgatttataaaGCTTTCTGTTACTGGTCAAAGCACCATGTCTGATCAACAAACACCAAGAGTCTAGACAGTTAAAGAACACTGATgggtaagtttaaaatttatactaAGAACCTGTTTCTATTGGTTACAAACATGTCAGAAATATAAAGCTAATTAGCAAACAATATCAGTCTCGAGAGAGGAGCAGAGAGGAGATAAGTAGGAAGTTCAAGTTTTAGATTTTTGCTTGTTATGGTACTGTTTGCATTTCTAATTGATTGGAAATCAGGGCTCAGATGCTTCATGTTATGCTGAAATATTCAGTCtgagacttttttatttttttttttttttgaaaatgaaaatttagatAATTTAAAGTTTATCCATGCAAATTTATTGGCATATATTGATTATAAAGCTCTTTAAATGTTCGATGTAATACTAACAAACcatgacttgcacactttcaccAGGTTGTATGGAAAGAATTAAAATGTTAGTactagaaacaataaacaaatacacagCACTCATAAAATAgcaagtaaaatgtaattctaataCTTGGTCATTAGCAAAACTCATCTTGAAAAATAACTGATAAGACAAGAGAAAATAAATGCAGTATGCCCTTCTTAGGGTTTGTGTAAAAAATGCACTATACTAAAATACTAGAAATAATATTTGCTATTAAATTTGTTACCTTCAACCACTGAAGTTAGACGGaggtttattttcattgtatttgcCAGCAAGAATTCTCAAAAATGATTGAATGGATTTGGACTATGACCCAACTTGGAAGTGATTAATTTTGTTGTCAAAAGTCAATGTCATAAAAACTCCTATCTGTTAACATGTGGATTGATTTCTCACACTGTTctgctctataactcagtcaaaatgATTGAAATTTGATGAAAATGGAAGGACATATGTAGAATATCATACCTTACTGTTTTGCCAAATGTGGTTCATATCTGTTAGTGATGATgaacatatattttgtattttttgagagCCAAAAATTATCAATGCTTTGTGACAGAGAAGTTTTCTACAAAGTGCTCCTCTAGTTATAAGTAAGCCTACAAACACTACTAAATAACACACACTGCATTTAAGagggaataaaaataaaactaaaaagtatCAAACACGTTTCTTAGCTTTTTCAGGTCATGTAGCAGAAGATATAGAGAATAAATGGCATTTGCAAAATAGTATTTCATGAAAAACTACACTTATCTTGTTCATTAGTTGGACTTGATGAAATTAAACTAATGGATTATAGAAATTACTGTTATCATTAAATGTCCTTTACGAGAAGTTGTTTTTGTAGTCATTTTTCACACCACGTCTTTTGTGAAAATGAATACctccttgaaaaaaaaaatggatacaaAGTTTTACTTGATACAACACAAATCACTTTAGCTCAATTTTCATTATAACACAAAGTTGTGAATCAGTTTTACTCATAaaaatacactgtataataaagtGAGTGCTCACTTGAACTCATCTGAACAGATTTCAGTCTGCAGAAGTAAGACACTATTATGTAATATTGGTCCATATGCAATGTGTATACCTTCACTGAACAGACAGGATGCAGTCATACAGTGTGTGGTCATCTCAAATCTACTGAACAGGTTCAGGCAGCATGAGGAGGGTGTACAACTCACTTGAATGGTGTATATAATTGATGACCTTCACAACACTAACAAAGACAACACCACCCCACTTTTTGCTGTATTGGTACTCATTTTTTATTGCTCCCAGTGGTTTAATTCAAGCAGTGAAAGTTCTCCAATGGTGACATGAGCAACTACAAACTGGTAAGTGGCAAAGTCCTCTTGTGCTCCACCCAAAAAACAGAGGGGGAGAGATTTCATATACAGGAGACTCGAAGAAAGTGTCCAGATCCATACTATACAATGGGTGACCACAAAAGTTTTGCAACAGCTAGCAAtgtctcgtgatgacgagaagtggaaatctttgtgttttctttatgtatttgtacttATTTATGTCTGAACtgtttgctcctctattagtgccttctctacccataccagccatttctaaatttataattttctctaGCAAAGTCTGTAAAAACGTACACCAAACAGCCCAAAAGGAGCCTATCCAGGTACAAATAGTCCAAAAGGCAACAGAGAGAAGTTTGGAGCAGGGAAGGATGGTTCATGAAAAAGGATTATATGGGTTTGGAGCACAAAAGGCAGGAAGTCAATGATCCAGATGGGGATGTGCAAATTCCCACTAAGGACAGAGTCCAGCAAAGGAGCAGAGTGGTAAGGATTGCAGAGGAGAATCGAGTAACAGAGTGGAAAGGACAGGGAAGAAACACCTTCAAGTATCAGTAAATTAGAAATGGATAGACAAGGACATTTCACAGTCAGCAAAGGAGAGAGACAAGCAATGGACAAACACACATGTAAAAAGGATAGAAAGGTGTTAACAGAATAAATGTCAGTCAGGAGAAGAGGGGTGATGGAAGGTCCAATAGCAAAAGACCCATCACTCATATTTATAGATAAAGACTAGGGAAGGgcaagaagaaaatgaaataaacaataccACAAAAGCAGAAAGCTCAGTCTGATGAGCATCATAATGGTCAAAGTCCGTGTATGTGGCTAGATAGAAAATATCCTCCTCCAAAGAAGGGATACATGATGGTGGTGATTCAAGAGGGGAAGGGATTGGGAAAGGAGAAGTTCAAATAACAATCAGGCCAAGGCAGAATCAGTCAATTAGGACCACAAGAGAAGTAGCTCAGACTAAAGAAGGGGTAAGGGCATCCAAAAGGAGCTTATCAAACCAAGAGCAAACCCATGAAAGACCAGATGGTGTAAAGACCACTCTGTCAATAAAATGTAGACTGACCAAGAGAAAGAATGACCACCATCAACATATAAATACCCAATAAATGACATGCAAGAGCGCTAATCTGATGAAAATGGGCTCAGAAGTGTATGTGTCATATCCCAAAATACAAGGCCCTGGAACAGAAACTTTATGAAtaaataagacaaaaaataacaagaacatGACCAAGTGAGAAAATTAGGCACTGTGATGCAGAACAGGTGTGAGAAGTCCTCCCTACATTTATAAATGTACCTCAATCAGAGAGGGGTGGTCAAAGAAGGAAGATATCTGAATTAAGATGGAAAGGGAATGCAGAAAGTAGAATGAGCATAGTCCAGTCACCATTACAACTCCTTGAGAAGAGACTCACAAAAGAGGAAAATGGACCTCAAATCACACTGCAGAATATTCTGAAGCAATATTCTTATCTAGAAAACGAATACTATAGTTATGAAAGTGAACGTCCTTCAATCCACTATAATGAACCTAGATGCATATCCTATTAGgtttaataacacaataaaaataatttgaggacaacaaacacacaaaccaTAAGTTCATAATCTTCAAGCCACACTAAAAAACTTGTAGTTATTCATATGAGGAACATAGCCAAAGAAAGTGGAAGTGCAGCAATCACTTTTGACTACATGCCCAAAGCAGTTAAAACAAACATGTGCTCCATTGGTCCACTTAAATGTGGTTTTGGAAGCTTGCATTCGTGTATAGTTAAGAATTAGTCAAGATGTGTAATCCAGGACACTTTGTTGACCTTTGCAGAAACTTGTTTCAAACAGAAATTATATCAAACAACAATGCATAATGATGGATCAAACTAAATACACTCTGTGATGAAGGAAGTAGTTCTAGAGGCATCACTAGCAATGTCAGTTGTCCAATAAATGTTCCCTTCCTATCTTTGTAAAGTGTGATCATTTGATTACAAATCATTGTATTCAACTCATTCACTGAGCAAATTCTCACCTGCTAAATAGCCATTTCTAGAGGTGGTTTTGAACAAACCATTTCTAAATTCATTTACTTGGGTAATCATAACAGGGTGAACCAAAAAGCTTTTGATGCATATTTTGAATATATGACTGATGAACCAGCAATAGTTCCCATGTGATGTTAACATATTACCTATAGTATTAGAAACTGAAGACTAGGTAAAATAGAAGTGTAAATCTAATATAtatcaaagaaaaagaaacatcctCCATCAAATGAAATCCACAATGACAAACTCCACAGAAGCCTTGAGATAAGATTCAGGAATATTTTAAGTGATATTTTTTCCTCAATTGTGTAAGTACTAGCTATAAAGCAACTCTGCTATTTAACTCACCTAATGAAATTAAATCTCCAATCAAGGCTTTCATTATTCTCTTATAGATGAACTATACAACATATTGACAAATCACTTTTAATCAGCATTTATCAAaaccatttctttctttctttttttttaacaataactaaAAGAAAGCCATAGAAGGTATTCACTCCTACATGTACAGAAATTGTCAAGATACcctgtaaaaataataatcacatttaaatgtccagtaaaaaggtaaaaataaattaaatatagtaaaatacataaaaggaaatgaaagtaaaacaaaacatcattgaaaaacagaaaaagcataaaaccaatgttgacacctggTCTACAATgccaagagagaaagcagagtaagagaagttgtaaaggactttctcaagcaaaatggtaatgatcataacccaccaggaagactaacaggtaagtacaagaaccactgtcagtcacctgaagttggcttttccagtcctggttctggattatgttgtcataacagcaattatcaaaaggtaaaataagaaaaatgttaaaagacatataccaaaatcataataaaaatgagccaaatgtcctgtaaaaaggtaaaagtaaagtaaatgtagtaaaattcataaaaggaaacaaaggtataaacaaaacagcaattaaaaacagaaaatggcataaaaccaatgttgacatccagtctacaaagttgtaaaggacttcctgtagcagaatggtaatgatcataacctgccaggaagacaaacaggtaagtacaagaaccactgtcagtcacttgaagttggtctttccagtcctggttccaggttatgtgtcattatggcctgtactaaaaggtaaagtaataaaagtgttaaaagacatgcagcaaaattgtaataacaactcgccaggatgactaacaggtagttcaaacagcagcattagtcacctgaagttagcctttccagtcctggtgtcgagttatttaatgttctggccattttccaatgtcaaattgaactagagagattgagactctgaaaagggaaccacaattaaaaaggtgtaatgaataaatatcaaacacttaaatgaggttaaaaagattaatggccattaaaaaactaaaaactttatcaaggtggacagtgtcaccattaccaataacactgtccaatgtaacagacaaaccctgggacagaacatgtttaaaatagtgccgtcgttgagaatcataatgatggcaagaaaataaaatgtggcttacagtgatttgagtgttaaacaaactacacactggtgcatcagttccagataaaagaaaacaatgagttaaaaaactgtgaccaatgcgaagtctagttagaacaacttcctccttccaaacatTATGGAAGCTAGACGACCAAAGCCCAATATATGGTttcatttgaaaaagcttgttgtcacgttgctcactccaagtggactgccagctggcattgagccgagccttgaataaaGGATCATAATACATGTATGAaaaggcacagtggtgatagtgccagagcagatagatttagctgctatgtctgcaagcttgttcccgcaaataccaacatggcctggtatccagaaaacctggatagaagtagatgttaatgagaaatgggccagtcggttttgaatatcagtgagaacagggtgtgagccaatgagaagtgattccaaggccagcagagaactaagggagtcagtataaatagtgcagtcggagtactACTCAGCTTCAaaatgatccagggcaagagatatggcatacagttcagcagtgaacacggaagctgtagaggggattctgagcgcaaccaccaaaccgcaacaaaccatggcagagcccacagaattacctgatttggaaccatccgtataaattggaatggaatgattgtttgaaagatgttcagtaaataaaaagacagtacttccaatagggagtatctgcctttttcagatgacttaaaggtcacatttggggactgtaatgaGCCATgggggggatgggctgaccagtggattctgcaatgttttccaagaagagacccaattcatccaattgcacctggatgcaaaggccaaaaggagcaatggcagatcatctgtgtTGAAAacgtaaggcccactgaggaaggaaaacacatccccaagagagatgctttggtaaggagcaaagttttgaagaatacagtaaagacagttgcaaacggcaaaggtgcagagaaggttcatgagatttcacatataagctctgaactggggaggtgcgaaaagccccagtgcagagtcgaagtccttgatgatgaatggggtccagcatctttaaggctgaagGTCTGGCAGCAccatagaccactgatccattgtcgagttttgaacgaataagagcatgatatatctttaacatagaacatcgacccgctccccaactggcggtagagaggacatggaggatgttcagtgctcttgtgcattatggtcaaagataagccctagGAACTTGGTCTCACAAACctctggcagcaaaacttcaccaatacagagttcaggatcagggtgaataccccattggcagcaaaagtgcatgcaaacggctttagagagagaaaaattaaagccgttcacagtagtccacttcagtacacaattgagggcagtttgtagttgccgctcaatatatctcatgttcgacgactcacactagatgtgaaagtcgtcgacatacagcccgtttgcaacagtgagagggagttgttcagtgatggcatttatctttatactgaaaagtgtgacactcaaaacacagcactGAGGAACCCCAAGTTcttgtacaaaagaacgggaaagtgttgaacccacacgaacttggaatctcctgtccattaaaaaattttaaataaacatgggtaaattgCCACGTAACCCaaatatatggaggtctcacaaaatgccatacctccatgttgtgtcataagtcttctcaatgtcaaagaatattgaaacaagatgttggcatttgagaaaggcttctctgattgatgtttcaagatgaattaggtggtctgtggtggaatgctgttgtcgaacccacactgggtgagcgagaggaggttgtttgattcgaggaaccaaacaagatgagcattaaccatcctttctaaggtcttacagagac
Protein-coding regions in this window:
- the LOC143223437 gene encoding required for excision 1-B domain-containing protein-like; amino-acid sequence: MTEMNGDILSLLKQCCSLQEERAHTYHLFQEAHKIYLKTAPQYDFVRFRQLVHEITQEFKRISEGIISIEQRLKTEFKSSYLADIISQLQEEEKTKLELTVKLQLAKQSVIDHPEEPERQAVVIDLKHRLGDVVEKINEYLEELRYKMQEL